ACGATGCTTGTACTACTGAGTTCAGAGAATAGATTTGGAGCTGTTTTTCACAAAGAAGGCCGCAGTGCAATTAGTGGCTGACACATATAATACCGGATTCAAAAAGATACTCTTCAAAACCAGAAACCCAGAGGCTATCTTTTTGCATCCTAGAGCACACCCCTCCCTGACGGTCGGCGAAAAAAAACGTCTCCCTTCCAAGGGGCGGTATCGCCCTCCGCTACGCGGATAACTTCGGTCGGGTTAGTTCGTCACCATTCGGTGACGAACTAACCGAATCGTCCCAACCGCAGCTCATCGCTAAACCCAATCCGGCCCAGAGCCTCCCCCAGGGTCTGACCCCCTCGGTGGAGCTGCTCGGCTATCAGGGCTTTGAGCCCCCCTTTTTCCAGCGCGCTTGCGCTGCCGCATCGGCCTTGGCAGCACTCGGTCGCGGTACTTTGGGGTGAATCTTCCATCGAGCCATCAGCCCATAGAGGCCTTTATAGCTGTACTGCACCCCAAAGCGTTGTTGCACCCACTGCCGCGCTTCTTCGTAGGTGCGAAAGCTTCCTTGGGCACTCTCGGCTCGCAGTTCCAGTTGTTGGTCTTGATCCAACCAGGCTCGACTGACCTTGACCCCCCAGCCCGGTACGCGCTTCAACACCTCCTGCAATCCCCCGGCCCGATACCAAGCCAGCCACCGGTTGAGGGTTTTACGTCCAATCCCCACTTCTTTGGCCGCATCCTGTGCAGCTTTGCCTCGACGTACCAGCCACATCGCCTGCAGCCGTTTACGTCGTTTGGTATAAGAACCACTCTCGCTTTCCAGTTCAAACCATGCCCTGCAAAGCGGCTACTAACTGGGCAAAGAGGCCCGTCCCCCAGGCGGCTCGGATGCGGTAGTGGGTCTGCAAGGCCACCTCGCTGGCGGGATTGTGCTGGCTTACCCCCCCCAGGCAGCCATCGGGCTCGAGAAAACCTTCAAGCCCCTGGGCACAGCGCAGCGCTGCCTGCAAAGCCCCTGTACCCAGCCAGCCGGCCTGCACGGCCAAAGCCAGCCCTGCTGCAATGCCGGCTGAACCCGAGGTTTCGACAGGTAGGTCGGGCCGGTCGGTAAACACGCTCCAGAGCCCATCGGGCCGCTGAGATTGAAGTAGCAGGTGCGCAATTCCGGCCAGCCTTGAAGCCAGCTCGGCCCGGCCTGGGTGGTCGGGAGGCAGTTGGAGGGCGGTTTGGGCGGTTCCCAACACCAGCCAGGCGATTCCCCTGGCCCAGTTGACCATGTAGCGGCGGCCGTCGTGGTAGGCCCGTTGAATCACGCATTCCCCCCGGTACAAAAAATCCCAGCGCCTGGCACACGCCTGCCAGGCCACCTCCCACCAGGCAGGCTCGTGCAACACCGTGGCGCAAGCGGCCAGGGGAAACGCCAGGGTGAAGCAGCCTTCGGTGGTCAGGAAGTCACGCCCTTGGCGGGCCGTTTCCAGCATTTGCCCGCCCAGGGCCCGCAGAAGCTGGGCCCGCTCGAGGGTAGGCTCTACCTGTTGCAAATAGGCCAGGGCCGCTACCGGCGCAAAGGACTCGAGCTTCTGGTTTAGCGGGTCAATGTAGCCGGGTTCTTCCACCACTTCACCACGACCCTTCCTCCCCTCGAGGGGAAACCCCTCCCCTACCCCCGCCAGCCTCCGCCGCAAGGCTTGCAGGTACGATGCCTCCCCGGTGGCCTGGTGGAGGTTGCAAAGGCCGGTGGTGGTGCAGCCAATCATCCAGCCCAGGTAGTCGTTGGCGGCCCTCGAGAGCAAAAAGTCGCCCAGCATTCGCTGCATCGGGGAAACCGCCCCCCCTGGCACCGCCACCCATGCACTGGTGGGGCCCAACCGCTGCCCTTTCCCCACCAGTAGCGCGGGCAGGGACCCCGGTTGCAGGGAGTCTACCAGCCCCACCGGGTTTTCCGCGGCCGAGACGGCCAGTTCCAAAACCTCCGGCCAGGCGCCCGGGTTTTGCCCCAACGCTTCGGACATATCCAGCACAAAGCTGGCCCACTGGGCCGGAATTCGCACGTCCAGCTCCCCTATCAACCCGCCTTGGTAAAAAACCCGAACCCAGGCCGTTCGGCGGCAATCGCGGGCATTTACCAAACGCAGCAGGGGCCGCGATGACACATTCACCTTGGGCCTGGAAAACCACAGACGAAGGGGCCGGTCTCCCAG
This genomic stretch from Meiothermus sp. harbors:
- a CDS encoding winged helix-turn-helix domain-containing protein; this encodes MESESGSYTKRRKRLQAMWLVRRGKAAQDAAKEVGIGRKTLNRWLAWYRAGGLQEVLKRVPGWGVKVSRAWLDQDQQLELRAESAQGSFRTYEEARQWVQQRFGVQYSYKGLYGLMARWKIHPKVPRPSAAKADAAAQARWKKGGSKP
- a CDS encoding glycoside hydrolase family 88 protein codes for the protein MRIPLELRTQESPAQAEAALLEIANFGLQAIQLGDRPLRLWFSRPKVNVSSRPLLRLVNARDCRRTAWVRVFYQGGLIGELDVRIPAQWASFVLDMSEALGQNPGAWPEVLELAVSAAENPVGLVDSLQPGSLPALLVGKGQRLGPTSAWVAVPGGAVSPMQRMLGDFLLSRAANDYLGWMIGCTTTGLCNLHQATGEASYLQALRRRLAGVGEGFPLEGRKGRGEVVEEPGYIDPLNQKLESFAPVAALAYLQQVEPTLERAQLLRALGGQMLETARQGRDFLTTEGCFTLAFPLAACATVLHEPAWWEVAWQACARRWDFLYRGECVIQRAYHDGRRYMVNWARGIAWLVLGTAQTALQLPPDHPGRAELASRLAGIAHLLLQSQRPDGLWSVFTDRPDLPVETSGSAGIAAGLALAVQAGWLGTGALQAALRCAQGLEGFLEPDGCLGGVSQHNPASEVALQTHYRIRAAWGTGLFAQLVAALQGMV